A stretch of Pseudoprevotella muciniphila DNA encodes these proteins:
- a CDS encoding SGNH/GDSL hydrolase family protein, whose amino-acid sequence MKSPSSQHSEKSKRGNYKNFLNRTFWVSIFVITGLSILFFLPDITFFGIELKKIDILSDIKKDSNKNASSGLIAQINNAHQTFNDSCKTGVTCIRNYSQEEGKGMDAFYSALDKASQQKVRIAFLGDSFIEGDILTGDLRDMLQKKYGGQGVGFTSIDNEAAHFRKTCRTTNEGFNKHTILDKNNKIELIGLSGQYFTQADSVPHASFELKTLPDIFSTLGNCNQSEFFYKGNGRSFNITARVNGSETINFQAEATPGLHKLTATNSQINSIRWHVDEGRGAVFYGATLENSSPGVFVDNFALRSNTGKRLIDLSEELLRQIDSLRHYDLIVLQYGLNIVHKRCTDYSTYEDELANIVKKLKHCMPNTAIMIFGMADRCSKGSDGNFHTMNAIKSFIIHQENAAIKSGCSFWNTFEAMGGEDSMEKFVESSPPMANKDYTHINFEGGAYFAKLLYDALVWGKQEYDRKLQLINNNKN is encoded by the coding sequence TGAAGTCTCCGTCTTCTCAACATTCTGAAAAATCAAAAAGGGGGAATTACAAGAATTTCTTAAATAGAACTTTTTGGGTTTCTATTTTTGTTATTACAGGATTATCTATACTCTTTTTTCTCCCTGATATTACATTTTTTGGTATTGAGTTAAAAAAAATAGACATATTAAGCGACATAAAGAAAGATTCAAATAAAAATGCGTCCTCTGGATTAATCGCACAAATCAACAATGCACATCAAACGTTCAACGATTCTTGTAAAACAGGTGTGACTTGTATCAGAAACTATTCTCAAGAAGAAGGCAAAGGTATGGACGCATTTTACAGTGCGCTTGATAAAGCGTCTCAACAAAAAGTCAGGATCGCTTTTCTTGGTGATTCATTCATTGAAGGAGACATTCTTACAGGCGATTTGCGCGACATGCTTCAAAAGAAATATGGCGGGCAAGGTGTAGGTTTTACAAGTATCGATAATGAGGCTGCACATTTCAGAAAGACGTGTCGTACAACTAATGAGGGTTTCAACAAGCACACCATTTTGGACAAAAACAACAAGATTGAACTAATTGGATTGAGTGGGCAATATTTTACACAAGCAGACAGTGTGCCTCATGCTTCTTTTGAATTGAAAACTCTACCAGACATCTTTTCCACTTTAGGCAACTGTAACCAATCTGAGTTTTTCTATAAAGGAAATGGTAGGTCTTTCAACATTACAGCACGCGTTAATGGAAGTGAAACAATAAATTTCCAAGCAGAGGCTACTCCTGGATTGCATAAGTTGACTGCAACCAATAGTCAAATCAACTCCATACGTTGGCACGTTGACGAAGGTCGTGGAGCGGTGTTTTATGGTGCTACGCTTGAAAACTCAAGTCCAGGCGTATTTGTAGACAACTTTGCCTTAAGATCGAACACAGGAAAAAGACTAATTGACCTATCGGAAGAATTGTTAAGACAGATTGACTCTTTGCGCCACTATGACCTGATTGTACTCCAATATGGCCTAAACATTGTTCACAAACGCTGCACTGATTACTCCACATACGAGGATGAACTTGCAAACATTGTAAAAAAACTCAAACATTGTATGCCCAATACTGCTATAATGATTTTTGGTATGGCAGATAGATGTTCCAAAGGTTCGGATGGCAACTTTCACACTATGAACGCGATTAAATCTTTCATTATTCATCAGGAAAATGCTGCAATTAAATCTGGCTGTTCATTTTGGAACACATTTGAGGCCATGGGTGGTGAGGACAGCATGGAAAAGTTTGTAGAATCATCTCCCCCTATGGCAAACAAAGATTATACTCACATCAATTTTGAAGGAGGCGCATATTTTGCGAAACTGCTTTATGATGCACTCGTATGGGGCAAACAAGAATATGACAGAAAATTACAACTAATAAACAATAATAAAAATTAG